AAAGGGGAAATAAATACGTTCTCATGCAATACGATGTCTAATGTTTATCTTTGCAGGGTATTGGGATTCTCAGGGATTGCTAAAATGAATTGACCTCAGTGTGAGATCATATCGTATGTGGTTTACGCTACTGAGGGGTTAAGTCTACCTACTGCCATTGTGTGTTTCCCCCCTTGAAGTGAATGATTTTTCTTCAAGGCCTCCATCTGAGACAAGGTCCTGTTGAACTCACTCTCCAAATCAcactgaaataaagaaaagcaaTAGAAAAGACTTATTTTGAAGCCCTGAGGCAcatgctgaaaaacaaaagagacgTCTACAAAATGATATTCCGTTTTTGTGTAGTGATTTGAGTGAAACCACCCACTATTCCGTTGCCGTTGCAGACAGCCGCCTCGCGTCTCAAGGGCAAACAGTCTTCTATCCGCTCGCCCCTCTGGCCGCCGCACGGCGGTCCACCCGTCACGCGCCAAGCCTCCTCTCGGTCACACACCTCtcgaggaggcggcggcggcggcttttCTCTGAGTACTATCATGTCGACGCAGCTCCCGGCGTTCCTCAGGGCGCTGACTGCTTCGTGGTGGGTGGCGGTCTGCATATTGAGGCCATTGACCTGGAAGCACAGTGGTGTTACATTACACCTACAGGGGTCAGTTAAGGTGGGAGCACTGGTCAGGAGTGTGGGATTAAATTACACTCTTGGTTCTCTGAGAGTAGCATGTTTATTCCCACCGCAGACTCTCATTAATCAGCTAAACTACCAAAGCGTGATTCCAAAGATTGGCTTTTGTAATTTGACGGCCTCATACTGGCTTTATCGGTGAGCGGAGGACCAGCAGAATGTCCTCTGCTAGTTGTATGGTGCCCTCCATTGGTCACAGGAGAAACACCAGCAGGAAGTAGGTTTCATAATTACATTATTATAGCCCAAGTaaagtgctttttttcttccattcacTCAAACATATTTCAGACATGGGTTGAATATTAAACAGCTGGTGCACAGGagattatgaacagaaatgctGGTAGAGAGATTATTCCCATCCTACCTCCAGCAATCCATCACCAACATGGACCCCGGCCTTTTCTGATGCCCCTCCTCTATTTACTCTGGAAATATAAATGCCCTGAAAGGGAAACAAACATGTTGGCCTGAGGGAGCTGTGTATTAACATTCTGCTCAAAGCTGTCTTTGTTGGTAAATTGGAAAGAGGAGATGCAAGTGTTTAATTACACAAGGCTGCTTCTCATTACCTTCAACCAAACAAGCAGACATCTTGCAATTGATTGAGCCCTTCTGGATAATCTGCACCAGCACTTACCTCATCGTAGAGTTTGTAAGGCAGAGAGCCCCTTCCACCAGCAATGCTGATTCCCAAACTACCACTCTGGCCCGACACTTTGATCTGTAACTTAAGAGGAAAGTGTTTTGATTATGCATACAAATATGATTGCAATTCATGCCACGGGCAAGCAACAAGGAACGCGTGATATGCAATCATTTGCCACAATCAATCAGTTGTTAGCAGCGCGATGCAACCTCAGAGAGATGATTAGACATTTAGGAAGGCGACAGCGTTCAGTTACTCTTAAAGGCACGTGGGAGGCGAATGAATCCTGATGAAGGGCGTTCTCTGGCACCAAATGGCGTCCCGTGGACATCTTTACGCTGGTGGCTCCATGGAGACCGGCCCTCGCATCGAGACCTCCGTGACGCAGTAACTCCCTCCCCTCTTTGCTTTCGCCTCTCTGATGGCGGAACCGCCGTGGTGAGGCGTCGCTCTCTGACAGCCGGCCTGCGCCATCCTGGTGATTGGAAACATTTAGATGCCTTTGGACTCGTCAGTCCGCGAGAAAAACACCCGTGGAGTAGTTCTTGAACGACTACTTCAAATTGGGTTTTCTTGATAAGTAATTGTAATTAATCTGGATTAAGTGAGAATCTGCAGAAGAGCTGCAATCTGGAAGTGGAAGAAGTGGTCGATAGACATGGACACCGCCTatatcaaaatgaaatcaaGACAAAACGACGTGAAGTTGAAAACAGACCTCCTCAGGTGGCCTGACGTCCTCTGCGTCCTTGCCTGCGCCGGCCGACCGACAGCAAACACTTTCCCCGGCCGGGGACGGTTGAGGTCTTCCCTGCTGCCGCGCTTTGTTCGCCAACCAGCTGAAGCCCGGAAAGGCCACGTTTTGGCTGCTGGCCCTTAAGGACGGGTTAATGTGAGGCCTTCTACACTGCTGGAGATATTCAGAAGAAACCAGCCGACGCTGACAGTTTAATTTCAATGTGAAAACCTTAAGGGAAATAAGTAGTGACGGTGGGGGATCCGTGTACTCCATCATGAATGCATGATCAAGGCAGGACCTAAAGTAAAAGCAGCACAATGCCAATGATGCTTTCAAACGGAGCAGCTAAGGATCAATGTGGTTAagccaaaataataaaacatgttggACTATTCATAGCGCATGCTTATGTTGTGCACCAGAGGGCACCAAGACAGCGATCACTCCAAAGTGTAATTGCACAACGCTCACTGCTGCAACTGTTTTAAGAGGCCAGATGGAAAGAGATCTTATTCTTTGTCTCGTTTGCTGACTTTTTGACAAATGTTGTCTTCCAGTGGATCTTGAGAAAGAGAGCGACGGTTGATGCCATGCGTATAATGAAAAGGCCTCCACTTGAGAACATTGGGAGTCCATCTTTAGCTTTACTATGTTTGTTATTACAAAGCAGTTCACCACCTAAAACTGAACACCAGTAACAGCAGAAACCAATACTTTCCAATGAATTAcctgtcatttaaaaatgtgtttaagtcAACGGATAATTCACTGGAAAAAGAATACCTGTGCTCAAgtgattaattaaaaatgtgcaaatatattcaaataaaaaatacatgaataataGGATATACTTCAAGCGAGCAAACGTCAACACATGCAGCATGTGCACagggaacaaatcaaataaGTCACATGCTGGAGGGCATCACAGAAACATCATGCACTGCTGGGCGGACAAAACAAGCAACGCAGGGGTCAGGAAATGGAATATTTGGTTTGTTGCCTCAAAGCTAGATGAAGTTTATTAAAATTAGTTTTAGATATGGAAAATAAGAAAGACCACTCAAAGTATCTGGGTTTTAAATTTCAAAAGTTCATTAAATTCAAATGAGAGATTAAGTCAATCCATCCAAACTcaataaaattaaaaaggaataacaaacattttttttagtgTTGCACTCATTTTATTGATCAGTGGTTAAAATGTCATGCAAATCTCTAGGCGCAGTGCCCATCGGAGATCTGTTCTGTGCAATAATTCAAAACATAAAAACCAACACTTGGACCAATTTGTCTGGTCCCCTTTTTGCAAtcaatttgaaaacaaaataatacaaaatgagcATGTACCATTTAAAAGAATTTAACAAATGCTGAGAAGTGCATTAAAGTAGAACTTCTAACAAATGCAATTTTAAAGGATTCTGACCAGACCTGATGATTATTGTACACAGTATCCTCCGTTAAAAGGGaaggatgttgttgtttttaccgcTTTTGGCATCTATTTGAAAAACATTGTAAAACAGTAAAGCACAGCACATATAAATAAGACGGCACCGTTACTTCTGCACAATTATGTTGCAGATGAGTAATTAAAGGTTGATGTGCAGCACTTAAATCCAAACTTaattaatcaaattaatttAGAATCCAACGAAAAGGACTAGATGTTTTACAAATTAACAAAATTCAAGGCAATCTGCTCAACCAATAACAATTATATGTATTGAATAAGACATCCGTTTTgttcattattttgattttcttttttttttgaagagagACAGTACCaagttcaaaaaagaaaaaaaggtttactatacatttttatttacatctGAGCTGccaaaaagtataaaagtagCAATATTCACAAGAGGCTAAACAATAATCCTTAATCAGTAGGTTCAAAAACacctgcttttatttttgcccaaaatgtaaaaagtattAAACCAGTGTTTTGGAAAATAGATatgaaacaaatatataatacattaaaGAAGGTTTAACCATATTATAAAGACTTATAATAGTGCAACTAcctaatgtatttttaaaaaagaggcttttaaaaaagtaaaatcttGATAAATTATCTTCTTAAAAAGGAGCATGTGTGCAGATTACTACTCTGGACATTAATTTAAACGAGGAAGGCACAGCGACCCAGGTAGCCGGAGTCGAACGCGTTTTTCACAGGACTAGAGGTGGAGTGCGGTCACAGGCGTCCCGGGGCGTGATCAGAGGAGGGGTTTGCCACACACACCGGGGGGGTTTGGAAGGGAGACGAAAAGAAGGGGCTGCGGGGTTTGTGCAGGACGATACGGCGAGACACAGGAGGGCGAAAAAAACACGTCTGAGGTAAATAAACGGTCACACGGATGTGGTCACTCTGTCCACAGCTTTATTGACCTCGTTTTTGTTGGAGTCCAGGCCTTTGGCAGCGTTCATGTCGTTGCGGAGGTTCTCGGCCGCTTTCTTCATGGTCTTCAGCTCGCCGGGGTGAGGCGTGGCCCGGCGAAGTAGCGTTCCCTGTGATAAGAGGAATAGAGATTCAGATCGGAGGTACCTCCGTTATATCCGCACCGAGCTTACAGGGGATGGTTGGAGGCTCGTAGCGGAGCATCACTGCTAAAGGGAGCAAAGTAGCATTTTCCTTTTTAGGAAAACAGAGTGGCATTTGTGTTCCCGGGAGGATGAAGTTCGCTGGCTTTAACCCGCCCAACATTTCAGCGGGTTAACATTGGCGTGAAATACCAATCTGATGTCCAGCTAGTGTAAGATTTGCCCTTGCTGGTCTCACCtggtcgtcgtcctcctcctcatcatcatcatcatccagaaAGCGAATGGCACTGATCCTGTTGGGGGCTTTGTCGTCCCACGTGTCATCTGCCATGTCATTCACCAGACTCTCCAGGGCTCCACAGCGGGCGAGATTATCTGAGCCTTTTTGTTGGTTTAAAAGACAACACAAGTTGAGCTACTGGAATCAATGCGTTCATCCAAACGCTCAGAAGGAATCGGAAGATCTTAAGCACATATCGGAGCACATTGAAATCAATATGGTTGTTACGATTGCATCTCTGCAATCTGccaaaaaaatcaaactcaaaaaaatgaaatcggtCATAACGCAGCGTTCATAAGAGAGAGCCTGAAACTGCCAGATCACAGTTTCAAATCCCGGCTTAGTCATAAGCTCACAGCAACACCATCTTCCCTGCCCCCAACTCCAGCTTCAGCCTCGCTCGTCTGACCTCCAGCACCCTTGTGTTTGCATCTCCAGCACGAGGAGGACGGCACGTCACCAAAATCGACGAGCgtcatgaaaagaaatgaactGCGTACGTTTGAGTGAGAGAAACAGGTTCACGTAGGGAGCAAACACTTTGCAATTAACCCTGACAGATTTAGAGCCTGTGCATGACAGCAGagaaaaataattacaataaaCCGCTGTATCAGGCGGAGATGGAGCCGCCCTCCGGCTGCATCTCTACACCCAGCGGGCGAGCTTTTAACGGCAATGGGCCATCCGCTGCTAAGCCTCTTTAGCTGTCCAATCCACTGCATtttgggagaagaaaaaaaaatggccaGGGACGGCCTCAAGGGACATGAGAGGCGCTGACCTTTTATAGGCGGTGATCTCTTACAGGACTTCCTAATCAACCAATACAGGGATCAGAGGAGGCAGAACACACTGTGCTTCCCCGAGCGGATCATGTGATGATGCCTTCAAAACCGCTGGGGTATCTGAGACGATGCGAGAACTAATGAATACTCCGTAAATGAAGTAATTTCACTCTAGATGGAGAGGGCCGGGCCACCAACAATTCAAACAAATAGCAGCTGTGCTATGAGAGAGATGTTCATGATCCACGAAGGTTATTCACAACCTCGCAGGATTAGTCTCGGCTTGATGAAAGACGGTACCTTTATTGTCCGGTTCACATGGCTGTTGGGGCAGCAGCACACAGGTGAGCACCTTCTCCCCGGAGTCGGGATCCTTGTCGGTCTGGAAGGTGAGGAGAGGCTGCGACTGGTTCTCTGACAACCACAAAGCCTTCAGCCGCAGCGTGGTCAGTGACATCGGCAAGTGGGTGAGCCTGAAAACAGACCGGACGTGAATCACCGACAGGGGAAACCGAAAAACACACCTTTGCAGCCGTTTTGACAACAACTCCAGAGTCAGAGACgttagtgtgtgtttacagcagCAGACATTCTCTGAAGTCCAAACCGGTTGTGGCAGAAACGCAGAGCCGGAACAACCTCTTGACAGACGGTGAGCAATAACGGTGGAAATATCCAAGTAATCTGAAGACGTCACGTAGTGGAAAACATGTGGTATTTATTCGGTATAAGTAAAtcgtattttttattttaatcactACTATTAATTACCAACGTCTACCTACCAATCACGCTACAAAAAAAGGATATATTGTATAAGCGTTGATGAGCGTACCTATTTCCAGAGAAGTCCAGAACATGCAGTTCCGTTGCTTGCGAGAGCTCTGACGGGATCCTCGTCAGCCTGTTCTCTCGCACACAGAAGACATTCAGACCGCTGCAGCCCCCGATCTACATAGCAGAAGAGATCCTTTGATTAGGCTGGGCACAGTTGTCCCGGGAGGCATGAAAACATAGTCACATGTACACAAAGTTTACCTTATTGAAGTATAAAATGCAATATTAATGCACAAGCTAATCAGTCGTCTGTTTAACGAAGCTGGGACAATAGAAACCAGAGTAAATGTGCACAACAGCATTTGTGGAGTGGAATTTGTGATCTCAATGTCAAAACAGTTATATTTAAATAGATTGGGGCAGAGGGACCTAAGAAAAGGAACAATTACGCCTAGTAGTCAGCCAAGGCAGAGACAGACTCGTTGCTTAAGAGATTATGTTAAAATGGGAAAGTTCAGCTCATCATCTACACAAGTTAATACGATCAGTCATCAGTACATAAAGCATCAGCAAGaaactatttcaaaataattcaaaaacCTTAACAGGTCTGCTTCCATGAAAGAATTCAGATGGGGAAAAGTGTCTAAAAGCGATTAACAAACCATCATTCAGATCCATAAAACTGGTCCAATGGTCAAGTAGCCCAGAAACGCACTGATCAATACTTGGTTCATGGCCACGCTGTGATTGTCAGCATCCCATGCGATGGCAGTAGCACTCATCGAAAAAAGGTGACGGCACGGATTCATTATCTAGGCCGACTTGTTATTTTTCTCCACAGTGCTGCCTTTCTGTCATAAAGACACAGGGCCATTGTGCAACGTCTGAAGACGCCTTTCAGATGAAGCTCTGAACCGGGCGCAGCGTCGCTTAAACAGGCGAGAGGTTCAGAAAAGaatgtcacacacaaacacaacggaCACACTCGGAGAAGAGCGGCGCACACCAAAAGGACTGAGCTGCAAACGTGAAATGAGAGCGCGCGACGAGTGGGCGCGTTGTTGATCCCGCCGGGAATGGACCTTTGAGAATTGGAGCCACTGAGAATCTGTTACGATAAACAGCCCACCGTAACAGCTGTGCATCACTGCACTCAAAACAGAGTTCATCATATTGAAGAACAAAATCACAGGTTTGTAATAATCTGACACTTCGGTACAGAACTGCAGTTCCAAGCTTGACTGCGACAGTTATGATTATAGCCGATCATACAGTGATTTAAGCATATTATAAGAATGTTTAGAATGCATTATGAACAGAGATAGAGTTCTCAGATGTCCTCAAAGGGGCTTCCTGTATTACTTCTTGAGGACACGTTGTAATTTAGTTTGATAAGCGATGTAGGTTGACGTAGGAAAAGCTCACCTCTTTAGGTAATGCCGTTAGCTGGTTTCTGTCACAGTTGAAGTTGGATAGTCGCTTTAATTTCCCAACACTCCTCGGCAAACTCTGTAATGACAAACAAACCTTTGTTACCCCAAAGAGTATTTCCTTATGTTGCCTGTTTCTTTACATCACGTATCAAACAACtgtttgaagaaagaaaactaaATCCTCAGCGTGTCACCAGTACGGAGCGGTGCTCTCGTGCACGGAGACAAAAGGAGACGTGTTGCTCACACGGTTGGTTAATTTATTCAAATACTCTGGTAAGAGCTCCATGTTTGCCATTAACCTCTATTTCACTCTCCCTTTCAACGTAATGTCCTTCTGCCACATGCCAGATGTTTGACATCATGAGGCTGTGCTAATGTTTTCAGCTCAGAAATCATAAAATGGGATGAAAGGCTGTACGCAGAAATACTGAGTGGTGCTCAGTGGTGTTGACACTCAATGGTGCTCGGTAAAGATGCAcaaataaactaaatgtatagcaTGTCATTtctaattaaaacataaaacctTTATTCAGCTAATAATACCAAAACTGTTGTACTGTAACCGTGTTGATGAAATATCTGCACGAAAACTAATcccatgttttcttttaaaatgtcgaTTAAGATTAACGTGTAAAACAGATGCAAACACACCTGTATCTGGTTCTCAGTGAGCACAAGTTCAGTAAGGCTTTCACAGCTACCGATGCTCTCTGGGAGATAAGTTAGCCTATTCTGATCCGCTTTCAAAATAGAAAGTTTCCGTAGTTTTCctgtagagaaagaaaaagaaaaatatgttaATCAAAATCAACCTCGCTCAGAGAATAATTTGACTTATGAAGCATTGATTGTTTTATTGAGGAAAATGTGTGCTTTAACATTTACTTTTAGTGGGTGGTTTTAACAATAATACCTACAAGGTTTATAACATATGGCGTAgtattattaattatattaacaTCCCAGCATGCCATTAAACTTTAGGGGAAAAATTTTCCCTTATATGATTATCACCCCAATAAAGAGAAGTAACCTCTTaggtaaatataaatatagcgGTGGTGCTAATCGTGCTAATGAAGAGCAGGCGGATTCGCATCCTCACCAATACTTTCTGGTAAAGCATCAATTAGGTTCTGAGACACCAGCAGGTCAGTGAGCGCCAACAGGCCACCCAACTCCTCCGGAAGTCGCTCCATTTTGTTTTCGGATACGTCCAGACACAACAGGCTTCTCATGCTGCCCATCTCCTTCAGTGCGGAGCAGAGACTCGTGGTTGGCACAGTTTCAATAACACGGCAGTAAATAAGGTCCATGCATTAACAACATTTAAGCTTAAGAGTTTGGACACGACAGACTGGTTGTATCTGAACACTCAGTTACGGCGGTGCTCTCATCAATGCAGAGACAATAGACAACCGATTTAGGAATACAGGAAACAAAATGATCTTACAGAAGGGATTTCGGCCAACTGGTTTCCATCCAGCCACAAGTCCTTTAAGCTGACAAGACCGCCTATTGACTTTGGCtgtgtggaagaagaagaaatggagggATTAAAAGAGTGAGAGACAGTaaagctgaaaaacacaaacttaTCAGAGTAAAgcataatgaataaaaaaaaataagttcaATCACGCTCCGATAAACTTATTTCCCCCCCGACAGTCTGAGGCTGCACTGCTTTCTTCAAGGGAGCATTTCCTCATGAATACTATGAATTTGTCGAAGCCAATTTAAAGATTGGTATTTAGATGCATTGTATATGGAATGCATTACTTAGAGTAATTGTATGTACAATCTAAGAAAAGGTTtcaaacaacaaccaacaatgtAATTGAGCTCAATGAACACATGTTAGGtcatcaataaataaaccaatCAAGAGTGACTTTGCTTCATCTGTCAGTAAAAAGAAATTCCCACATAAGAGTACAACTGAAAACCAAAGCTGAGGGCAGATGGCCGTCCTCCCATCTGGGTGATAAGAAGTGAAAGCCGTTCTCGAGGGGAAACTAATCTACTAGGAGCAGGGAGGAAATGGGAATAGTTTATTTCCGCTTGTTTCGTGTACCATGTGGCATCCTTCTGAGGGAACGAGTCCCCCGGCACAAAAGCAACTTACCAAGCTGTACAGCTCGTTGTTTCCTAAGTCGAGCTCTTCAAGTCTGTGAAGCATAGAAAGTGACCTGTGGACGACACGTGGCAACGGAGTTCAGAACGAGGCCCGCTGCATGGCTTATGCGTGAGGAACTTTTGTTAGCCTTCACCTGATCGCAACACTTACTCTGGCAGGAATGTCAGCAGATTTTCTCGGAGTTCTAGTGATGCCAGATTGGAAAGGCTGCAATTATgacaagagaagaagagggacagtGACGCATCTCTGAAAATCCTGTGAACCGCAGTTCGGTTTCCATACAACTTCTTCTCATGCGTCCACCACAAAAGATAATTATTACACATGATGCTTCCAGACAAAACAACGTTGTTGATTTTAATGAAGGCTGAAGATTATTGTAAAATGCCTCCTCGCGATCAGATATCTGAGAACAGGAAGTACTTTTGGAGGAGTGTCAGTCTTATCAGGTCGGTAAAACTGCAGGAACATAAACAACCACTACTTCAAATGAAGGGCAATATGTCTAAACGGCTATCATGGACCAAAGTCCAGGGTTGTCTTCTTGCAGAGCGGCTTATGCAAGCCTCAGTCCTGTAAATTGACCCAATTAATGGAGGATTTTATGACAACAAATAGAACCCAGACTAAATAGTTTGGCCTGCGTGTGTTGTTAGGGATTGACTTTGCCAAACAGATCAGCTTTATCTCGCATCTAGTGTGTCTGAACCGGTTTTTACACGCCCAAATGAAACCACATGAACTGAAAACACCTTTTCATTTATAGCGTGTCGTTTATTCAGCGGGCCGCTGAGCAATAGATTAAACAAAACAGGCCCCTACGTCTCACGTTTTAAacagagcattttttttttaattaaatttgctTTTGAACAGAAAACACTCTCAACGTCAACCCTCGAATGTTGATCTTAACCACTTCTAAAAACCCACAGCATGCGTTTCATAACCTTTCTGGACAGACAGCAGGCCTTATGTAAGACAGACGTGGACGTATGTGGGGCGTGTGCAATACCATAACGAGATCTCTCTCACTCAAGCAGACTTTGTTTGGAAGGGAAATTTGTACGTTTCCTTGAGGAAACCCTAAGAGAccattttggaaatgaacatgaacacaGATTCATACAACTGGTGTCTTAGTTTGTACCCGTTTCCATGGTAAACgaaaatgaaaaactaaaaaagaagaGGCAGCGCAACACATTTTGACTTTGGCTCTATTGGTTTTCAGCTCGGTTCAACATTCTGTAGAATGTGTTAGAACTGAGAACACATCTTCAACATGAAATCATAACCGCTGTAGCCCAATTTTAGCCCCTGCATCTATAATCCATTGCAGTATGGATGTTCCTCAGAAAAGCCATCTGGCGTTTTGTGTCCTGCACAAAATCTTATTTAGGTCCATCAACATATGTGGGGCATCAGATACACATTAagcctaaaaaataaataaaacccctCTATGAGTAGCGGCGTGGTATTTCAAGCCTACCCCCCTGAGGTACGATCCCTAAGGAAGCAAAGAGAATCCCCTCTTGCATCACGCTCCTCCGCCAGCAGTGCGTCGCGCTGATCCTTCGTTTATGGCACATTGGCAGCGCAGAACAAAGTCTGCTTGGTTTTGCTCAGTTCAGCAGTTATCTTACGGTTAGAATATGCCAGCCAGCGCACTGCCGGTAAGTTTCACTGCACGAACGTAAAACAAGGTGCTTATTGACATCTATTCATGCAATTCtgtcttaaaatacaaaatgagtcaatacatttttggacttttctcagcagtcacacacactgtgttttaATCAGTCAAATGTCAGAATATTATCAACATTCTAACTCAAATGTGCACGTTAAGAGTCATTTCATCCCTTTAACTCCCTCCTGAAAGGGTTTAAAATTTAACTCAGTTTTCCTTTGAACCCCAAACTTCTAAACAAAAAGCTATTTTGGCCTCAAAGCGCACAGCTAGTTATTGAATCCAGTGACccgagaagaagaaaggggacCTCATAGGAATACGAACGCTGGCCAGACGTCCCTCTTTACCGCAGCAGATTAAAGGCCATCTCGCAAAAAGGCTTTTTCCTTTCACGAGCCACCACAACGTGGCTGAGGAGACGACCCTGACGGATGGAACGCGGTAGGCATCAGTTTACCAGTGCAGGGAGATTTTAGAGCGAATTCTTACaggagaaagtgaaaaaaaatgcaattcgggccctttttaaagctttaaagtAAACCTGCCGCTCAGCGGTTTGGTTGAGCAGCTGCCTGAGATCGGTTCTCCAGTACTCTGTGAGTATTTACTAAATGAGACTATAAGAGAGAGAGTAGTGGGATGTTTGGTGAGAAAGGGTCCCTCAATTCACCTCAAGCTGCTCGGGAGGTGTGTGCTGACCCGGCAAAAGTTTGATACACTCAATGTGTCAAAAGTAAGTACGACGAAATGCTGCATTCACTTACTTCCCAATGTTATCTGGTAGAACTTGTAATGAAATATCATTGATGGAAAGGCATGTTAGATTCCTTAGCTCTGGGAAGCTTTCGGGTAATCTggggaaacaaaaagagaagcagcaggGAGCGGGGCAGGTGGAGAAAGTGTACAGatgatcattattattttatacttATTTAGAGCCTGTGGGTGGAATTGGAAAAGCTTTTTAAGGCATACCAGATAAGAGCATTGTAATACATCTCAGAATATCCCTGTTCTACATAAAGGTGGGCTGGTGAAACCAAAAAGGCTACTTCTGCTTTCATATTTCTCCTGCAAGGATCAatagaaattcatttttttctatcatctgatgttgtttttaatagttTAGGAACACTGAATGTCGTATGTTAAT
This portion of the Gasterosteus aculeatus chromosome 6, fGasAcu3.hap1.1, whole genome shotgun sequence genome encodes:
- the LOC120820755 gene encoding uncharacterized protein LOC120820755 isoform X3, yielding MMEYTDPPPSLLISLKVFTLKLNCQRRLVSSEYLQQCRRPHINPSLRASSQNVAFPGFSWLANKARQQGRPQPSPAGESVCCRSAGAGKDAEDVRPPEEDGAGRLSESDASPRRFRHQRGESKEGRELLRHGGLDARAGLHGATSVKMSTGRHLVPENALHQDSFASHVPLRLQIKVSGQSGSLGISIAGGRGSLPYKLYDEGIYISRVNRGGASEKAGVHVGDGLLEVNGLNMQTATHHEAVSALRNAGSCVDMIVLREKPPPPPPREVCDREEAWRVTGGPPCGGQRGERIEDCLPLRREAAVCNGNGICDLESEFNRTLSQMEALKKNHSLQGGKHTMAVDPADHPHSSLHLR
- the LOC120820755 gene encoding uncharacterized protein LOC120820755 isoform X2, which produces MMEYTDPPPSLLISLKVFTLKLNCQRRLVSSEYLQQCRRPHINPSLRASSQNVAFPGFSWLANKARQQGRPQPSPAGESVCCRSAGAGKDAEDVRPPEEDGAGRLSESDASPRRFRHQRGESKEGRELLRHGGLDARAGLHGATSVKMSTGRHLVPENALHQDSFASHVPLRIKVSGQSGSLGISIAGGRGSLPYKLYDEGIYISRVNRGGASEKAGVHVGDGLLEVNGLNMQTATHHEAVSALRNAGSCVDMIVLREKPPPPPPREVCDREEAWRVTGGPPCGGQRGERIEDCLPLRREAAVCNGNGICDLESEFNRTLSQMEALKKNHSLQGGKHTMAIPRIILTHPSTSDEDVELLTQIPSREALHKSDRRLHCFDSGFHPP
- the LOC120820755 gene encoding uncharacterized protein LOC120820755 isoform X1 gives rise to the protein MMEYTDPPPSLLISLKVFTLKLNCQRRLVSSEYLQQCRRPHINPSLRASSQNVAFPGFSWLANKARQQGRPQPSPAGESVCCRSAGAGKDAEDVRPPEEDGAGRLSESDASPRRFRHQRGESKEGRELLRHGGLDARAGLHGATSVKMSTGRHLVPENALHQDSFASHVPLRLQIKVSGQSGSLGISIAGGRGSLPYKLYDEGIYISRVNRGGASEKAGVHVGDGLLEVNGLNMQTATHHEAVSALRNAGSCVDMIVLREKPPPPPPREVCDREEAWRVTGGPPCGGQRGERIEDCLPLRREAAVCNGNGICDLESEFNRTLSQMEALKKNHSLQGGKHTMAIPRIILTHPSTSDEDVELLTQIPSREALHKSDRRLHCFDSGFHPP
- the LOC120820754 gene encoding leucine-rich repeat-containing protein 1, with the translated sequence MFHCIPLWRCNRHVEAIDKRHCSLLYVPDEIYRYGRSLEELLLDANQLRDLPKPFFQLVKLRKLGLSDNEIQRLPPEIANFMQLVELDVSRNDIMEIPESISYCKFLQVADFSGNPLTRLPESFPELRNLTCLSINDISLQVLPDNIGNLSNLASLELRENLLTFLPESLSMLHRLEELDLGNNELYSLPKSIGGLVSLKDLWLDGNQLAEIPSEMGSMRSLLCLDVSENKMERLPEELGGLLALTDLLVSQNLIDALPESIGKLRKLSILKADQNRLTYLPESIGSCESLTELVLTENQIQSLPRSVGKLKRLSNFNCDRNQLTALPKEIGGCSGLNVFCVRENRLTRIPSELSQATELHVLDFSGNRLTHLPMSLTTLRLKALWLSENQSQPLLTFQTDKDPDSGEKVLTCVLLPQQPCEPDNKGSDNLARCGALESLVNDMADDTWDDKAPNRISAIRFLDDDDDEEEDDDQGTLLRRATPHPGELKTMKKAAENLRNDMNAAKGLDSNKNEVNKAVDRVTTSV